In one window of Prevotella sp. E13-17 DNA:
- a CDS encoding PspC domain-containing protein yields the protein MAKKLYRSDDRILGGVCSGLAEYLDFDPVLVRLGYAALTLFTAFCGIIFYIIAWIVIPEKNLRSL from the coding sequence ATGGCAAAGAAACTATATCGCAGCGACGACCGCATATTGGGTGGCGTCTGCTCAGGACTGGCAGAATATCTGGATTTTGATCCCGTACTCGTGCGTTTAGGTTATGCAGCACTGACACTGTTTACAGCATTCTGTGGTATCATCTTCTATATCATAGCATGGATCGTGATTCCGGAAAAAAACCTCAGATCGTTATAA
- a CDS encoding DNA topoisomerase 3 yields MIVCIAEKPSVAKDIARIIGATASHDGYMEGNGYQVTWTFGHLCELKMPEDYTPMWKSWSLSSLPMIPPKFGIRLKEDEGIKKQFATIERLMSQADSIINCGDAGQEGELIQRWVMQKAQVKCPVQRLWISSMTDEAIREGFANLKDQNEYQSLYLAGLSRAVGDWLLGINCTRLYTIKYGQNRQVLSIGRVQTPTLALIVNRQKEIDNFKPEPYWVLATVYRDTTFTATSGKFTSKEEGEQAFATIEGKPFEVTKVEKKNGKEAPPSLYDLTSLQVDCNRKFGFSAEMTLNIIQQLYEQKLATYPRVDTTFLPDDVYPKCPQTMNGLFQVKFAGQSPYAELVKALGGKPLIKSKKVFDSSKVTDHHAIIPTGIVPQNLTDMQRKVYDLIARRFIAVFYPDCQFAQTTVLGKVDGIEFKVTGRTILDAGWRTVYAKEVQSDDDEKKPDEEERTLPSFTKGENGPHTPTLTEKMTTPPKFYTEATLLRAMETAGKLVDDEELRRAMKENGIGRPSTRAAIIETLFKRHYIKKERKNLVATPTGIELIDLIREELLKSAELTGIWEKKLRDIEAQKYNPQVFIDELKTQVNDIVRQVIADQSNRRVTIEAAPVSKPKDAPKEKTPKKRQKKTKSAAEQPKADTNAQALEGSPCPLCGQGTIIKGKAAYGCSRWKEGCTFRLPFDQPLKQ; encoded by the coding sequence ATGATTGTTTGCATTGCAGAGAAGCCCAGCGTGGCAAAAGATATAGCACGTATCATTGGTGCAACAGCTTCGCACGATGGCTACATGGAGGGTAACGGCTATCAGGTGACGTGGACCTTTGGTCACCTGTGCGAACTGAAGATGCCAGAAGACTATACCCCCATGTGGAAGTCGTGGAGTCTGTCGTCACTCCCCATGATTCCACCTAAATTTGGTATCCGTCTGAAGGAGGACGAAGGCATCAAGAAACAGTTTGCTACCATCGAACGACTGATGTCACAGGCTGACAGCATCATCAACTGTGGTGACGCCGGTCAGGAAGGTGAGCTCATTCAGCGCTGGGTCATGCAGAAGGCACAGGTCAAGTGTCCGGTGCAACGTCTGTGGATTTCATCGATGACCGACGAGGCCATACGCGAGGGTTTTGCCAATCTAAAGGATCAGAACGAATATCAGTCGCTCTATCTTGCTGGGCTAAGTCGTGCCGTGGGCGACTGGCTGTTGGGCATCAACTGTACGCGACTCTACACCATTAAGTATGGTCAGAACCGCCAGGTGCTAAGCATTGGTCGTGTTCAGACCCCTACACTGGCACTGATTGTGAACCGTCAGAAGGAGATTGACAACTTCAAGCCCGAACCCTACTGGGTGCTGGCCACCGTCTATCGCGACACCACGTTCACAGCCACCTCTGGCAAGTTCACCTCTAAGGAAGAAGGTGAACAGGCTTTTGCCACCATCGAGGGAAAGCCCTTTGAAGTAACCAAGGTTGAAAAGAAAAACGGTAAAGAGGCTCCACCATCGCTCTATGACCTCACCTCACTACAGGTGGACTGCAACCGTAAGTTTGGTTTCTCGGCAGAGATGACACTGAATATCATCCAGCAACTCTACGAACAAAAGTTAGCCACCTACCCTCGTGTAGATACCACCTTCCTGCCAGACGACGTCTATCCCAAGTGCCCACAAACCATGAATGGTCTTTTCCAAGTGAAGTTTGCAGGACAGTCGCCCTATGCCGAACTTGTGAAAGCCTTGGGAGGCAAACCGCTCATCAAGTCAAAGAAAGTCTTCGACTCATCAAAGGTGACCGACCACCATGCCATCATCCCCACAGGCATCGTCCCTCAAAACCTCACCGACATGCAGCGCAAGGTGTATGACCTTATAGCCCGCAGGTTTATTGCTGTGTTCTACCCCGATTGTCAGTTTGCACAAACCACCGTACTTGGTAAGGTCGATGGAATTGAGTTTAAGGTGACCGGCCGCACCATCCTTGATGCTGGATGGCGTACTGTTTATGCTAAAGAGGTACAGAGTGATGATGACGAGAAGAAGCCCGATGAAGAAGAGCGCACCCTACCCTCGTTCACAAAGGGAGAGAATGGTCCTCACACCCCCACACTGACCGAGAAGATGACCACACCGCCTAAGTTCTACACCGAGGCCACCCTGCTACGCGCTATGGAGACTGCCGGCAAACTGGTTGACGACGAGGAATTGCGCCGTGCCATGAAGGAGAACGGCATTGGTCGTCCCTCTACACGTGCTGCCATCATCGAGACCCTTTTCAAGCGCCATTACATCAAGAAGGAGCGCAAGAACTTAGTGGCTACGCCAACTGGCATAGAACTAATCGACCTCATCCGTGAAGAACTTTTGAAGAGTGCTGAACTGACTGGTATTTGGGAAAAGAAGCTTCGCGACATTGAAGCCCAGAAATACAACCCACAGGTATTCATCGACGAATTAAAGACACAGGTCAACGACATCGTACGACAGGTCATTGCCGACCAGAGCAACCGTCGAGTAACAATCGAAGCAGCCCCGGTCTCCAAACCAAAGGATGCTCCTAAAGAGAAGACACCCAAAAAGAGACAAAAGAAGACCAAGTCAGCTGCAGAACAGCCAAAAGCAGATACCAATGCCCAAGCTCTTGAGGGAAGTCCTTGTCCTTTGTGCGGCCAAGGCACCATCATCAAGGGAAAGGCGGCCTATGGTTGTTCACGCTGGAAGGAAGGATGTACCTTCCGTTTACCCTTCGACCAGCCCCTTAAGCAATAA
- a CDS encoding class II fructose-bisphosphate aldolase gives MVNYKDLGLVNTREMFKKAVAGGYAIPAFNFNTMEQMQAIVQAAVETKSPVIMQVSKGARNYANATILRYMAEGAVQYAKELGCEHPEIVLHLDHGDTFELCKDCIDMGFSSVMIDGSSLPYEENIALTKKVVDYAHQYDVTVEAELGVLAGVEDEVAAEESHYTKPEEVIDFATRTGCDSLAISIGTSHGAYKFKPEQCTRDPKTGKLVPPPLAFDVLAEIEKKLPGFPIVLHGSSSVPQDEVDTINKYGGNLPDAVGIPEEQLRQAAKSAVCKINIDSDSRLAMTAAIRKHFAEHPDHFDPRQYLKPARENMKKMYIHKIVNVLGSDGKLAQ, from the coding sequence ATGGTAAATTACAAGGATTTGGGTCTCGTAAATACTCGCGAGATGTTCAAGAAGGCTGTAGCCGGTGGTTACGCTATCCCCGCATTCAACTTCAACACCATGGAGCAGATGCAGGCTATCGTTCAGGCTGCTGTTGAAACAAAGTCACCTGTTATCATGCAGGTTTCTAAGGGCGCTCGTAACTACGCCAACGCTACTATCTTGCGTTACATGGCCGAGGGTGCTGTACAGTATGCAAAGGAGCTGGGATGTGAGCATCCTGAGATCGTTCTTCACCTTGACCACGGTGACACCTTCGAGCTCTGTAAGGATTGTATCGACATGGGCTTCTCAAGCGTTATGATCGACGGTTCTTCACTGCCTTACGAGGAGAACATCGCCCTGACCAAGAAGGTTGTTGACTACGCTCACCAGTACGATGTAACTGTTGAGGCTGAGCTCGGCGTTTTGGCTGGTGTTGAGGACGAGGTTGCTGCTGAGGAGTCTCACTACACCAAGCCTGAGGAAGTTATCGACTTCGCTACTCGCACAGGTTGCGACTCACTGGCTATCTCTATCGGTACTTCTCACGGTGCTTACAAGTTCAAGCCCGAGCAGTGCACACGCGATCCCAAGACTGGTAAGCTCGTTCCTCCCCCATTGGCATTCGACGTTCTCGCTGAGATCGAGAAGAAGCTTCCTGGATTCCCCATCGTGCTCCACGGTTCTTCTTCAGTTCCTCAGGACGAGGTTGACACCATCAACAAGTACGGTGGTAACCTGCCCGACGCAGTAGGTATCCCCGAGGAGCAGCTCCGTCAGGCTGCTAAGAGCGCTGTTTGCAAGATCAACATCGACTCTGACTCACGTCTGGCTATGACTGCTGCCATTCGCAAGCACTTCGCTGAGCATCCCGATCACTTCGATCCACGCCAGTACTTGAAGCCCGCTCGCGAGAACATGAAGAAGATGTACATCCACAAGATTGTGAATGTGCTCGGTTCTGACGGCAAACTGGCTCAGTAA
- a CDS encoding DUF5056 domain-containing protein produces the protein MMEDNERLLQNFFCEAARTPVADDGFTNRVMQRLPQRVNRFTQLWNVFCITVFVVLFVMFRGWESLMAQFEVMARTLAATSFSFNLSVLLSVVVGLLLVAIIELMYSDNVKIRDLLR, from the coding sequence ATGATGGAAGATAACGAACGCTTATTGCAGAACTTTTTTTGTGAAGCAGCCAGAACACCTGTTGCTGACGATGGCTTCACCAATCGTGTGATGCAGCGACTGCCGCAACGTGTCAACAGGTTTACGCAATTGTGGAACGTCTTCTGTATCACGGTCTTCGTGGTGCTGTTTGTGATGTTCCGCGGATGGGAATCGCTGATGGCACAGTTTGAGGTGATGGCACGCACACTGGCGGCAACCTCGTTCAGCTTCAATCTGTCGGTGCTGCTATCGGTGGTGGTGGGCCTTCTGCTCGTGGCCATCATCGAGTTGATGTATAGTGATAATGTGAAAATCAGGGATTTGTTGCGCTAA
- a CDS encoding RNA polymerase sigma factor has protein sequence MATLSDLSLVAQVAVFGNKRAFDELVRRYQSPVRKFFLNQTLGDGQLSDDLAQDTFIKAYTNIASFKGLASFQTWIMRIAYNVYYDYTRRHRLTEDVDMVSQRSGSGGQTALQMDIYAALALLKPDERSCITLQLIEGYDIAGIAKITGMKEGTVKSHLSRGKDKLATYLRQNGYDGR, from the coding sequence GTGGCTACATTAAGTGACCTTTCTCTAGTTGCGCAGGTGGCGGTGTTCGGCAATAAGCGAGCTTTCGACGAGCTCGTGCGCCGATACCAGTCGCCTGTGCGCAAGTTCTTCCTGAACCAGACACTAGGTGACGGTCAGCTGAGCGATGACTTGGCGCAAGATACCTTTATCAAGGCCTATACGAATATTGCGTCGTTCAAGGGCCTGGCTTCTTTTCAAACGTGGATCATGCGCATCGCTTATAATGTCTATTACGACTATACACGTCGGCACCGTCTCACTGAAGATGTGGACATGGTGTCGCAACGAAGTGGAAGTGGCGGACAGACAGCCTTGCAGATGGATATCTATGCTGCGCTGGCATTGCTGAAACCTGACGAACGCAGTTGCATCACACTACAGTTGATAGAGGGCTACGACATAGCCGGCATCGCTAAGATTACAGGTATGAAAGAGGGAACGGTGAAGTCGCACCTCTCGCGTGGAAAAGACAAATTAGCAACCTATTTAAGACAGAATGGATATGATGGAAGATAA
- a CDS encoding OmpA family protein, with translation MRKIFFILHIVMACILLSGCGADTAMKKGDKYYALGEYYDAATQYKKAYSQTPAKERQLRGLRALKMADCYRRINYTQRAIAAYKNALRFKQQDSLTLFYLGKLQLKNASYKEAENTFLQMMENGDQSQLAKNGLLSARMAPKWKAEAMYSGYTVKRENVFNSHRADYSPMLAGDDFDQLYFTSTRNQAKGDELSGITGMKNADIFVSQKDEKGKWQKPEVIESELNSDFDEGACAFAPDFKTMYLTVCKTDPNYPRYAQIATATRSDASWGKANELEITKDTLSAFAHPAISPDGEWLYFASDMPGGLGGYDIWRIQITSHGLVGLENLGEPINTAGNELFPTFRPNGDLYFSSDGHPGMGGLDIFIAKPSPSPTEEGSQEKTEESLYTLEHPGAPLNSQGDDFGMTFEGLHNRGFFSSNRGNANGWDHIYSFEKSEVIQTVKGWVYEKDGYELPQALVYMVGNDGTNKKLNVKGDGSFTEEIHPGVDYVFLGTCKGFLNHKEELRVEPVKESEEYVLQFPLASLSAPVLIRNIFYDFDKATLRPESTQALDSLIDLLNENPNITIELSSHTDFRGADAYNQRLSQRRAESVVRYLIDHGIAEDRLSPVGYGEGKPKVVKRKLTETYPWLKEGDVLTEEFINALKDEEKQEICHQLNRRTEFIVLRTTYGLSATNP, from the coding sequence ATGCGCAAGATATTCTTTATATTACATATTGTCATGGCCTGCATCCTGCTTTCAGGATGCGGAGCCGACACTGCCATGAAGAAGGGTGACAAATACTATGCCCTTGGAGAATATTACGACGCAGCCACACAATACAAGAAAGCTTATTCACAAACACCTGCCAAGGAACGCCAACTGCGTGGACTTCGTGCGCTAAAGATGGCCGACTGCTATCGTCGCATCAACTACACACAACGAGCCATTGCTGCCTATAAGAATGCCTTACGTTTCAAGCAACAAGACTCACTGACGCTGTTCTACTTGGGGAAACTGCAACTGAAGAATGCCAGCTATAAAGAGGCAGAGAACACCTTTCTCCAGATGATGGAGAATGGCGACCAGTCGCAACTTGCCAAGAACGGTCTGCTGTCGGCCCGCATGGCACCAAAATGGAAAGCAGAAGCCATGTATTCGGGCTACACGGTCAAGAGGGAGAATGTGTTCAATTCGCACCGCGCTGATTACTCACCGATGCTGGCTGGCGATGACTTCGACCAGCTCTACTTCACCTCAACACGCAATCAGGCCAAAGGCGATGAGCTTAGCGGCATCACTGGCATGAAGAATGCCGATATCTTTGTTTCGCAAAAAGATGAGAAGGGGAAATGGCAGAAGCCCGAGGTCATCGAGTCTGAACTAAACAGCGATTTCGACGAGGGTGCCTGCGCCTTTGCGCCCGACTTCAAGACTATGTACCTCACTGTCTGCAAGACCGACCCCAACTACCCACGCTACGCCCAGATAGCCACCGCTACACGTAGTGATGCCTCATGGGGCAAGGCCAACGAATTGGAGATTACCAAGGACACGCTCTCTGCTTTTGCCCATCCTGCCATCTCGCCTGATGGCGAATGGCTCTATTTCGCGAGCGACATGCCTGGCGGATTGGGCGGCTATGACATCTGGCGCATACAGATCACCAGCCATGGATTGGTTGGACTGGAGAACCTTGGCGAACCTATCAACACTGCCGGCAACGAGCTCTTCCCCACCTTCCGACCTAACGGCGACCTCTACTTCTCAAGCGATGGCCACCCAGGCATGGGCGGACTAGACATCTTCATAGCAAAACCCTCCCCCAGTCCCACCGAGGAGGGGAGCCAGGAGAAGACTGAAGAGAGTTTATACACATTAGAACATCCTGGTGCCCCCCTCAACTCGCAAGGCGACGACTTTGGCATGACCTTCGAAGGCCTGCACAACCGTGGCTTTTTCTCGTCGAATCGTGGCAACGCCAATGGCTGGGACCATATCTATTCATTCGAGAAGTCGGAAGTCATCCAGACCGTTAAAGGATGGGTTTACGAGAAAGATGGTTACGAATTGCCACAAGCACTGGTCTATATGGTAGGCAACGATGGCACAAATAAGAAACTGAATGTAAAAGGCGACGGTTCGTTTACCGAAGAGATTCATCCAGGTGTGGATTACGTATTCCTGGGCACCTGCAAAGGATTCCTCAACCACAAGGAAGAACTGCGAGTGGAGCCCGTCAAGGAGTCTGAAGAATACGTCTTGCAATTCCCATTGGCTTCGCTCTCAGCACCGGTGCTGATACGAAACATCTTCTACGATTTCGACAAGGCCACTTTGCGTCCCGAGTCCACGCAGGCACTCGACAGCCTCATCGACCTGCTCAACGAGAACCCCAACATCACCATTGAGCTGAGTTCTCATACAGACTTCCGCGGGGCAGATGCCTACAACCAACGTCTGTCTCAGCGACGTGCTGAGAGCGTGGTTCGCTACCTCATCGACCACGGCATTGCCGAGGATCGTTTGTCGCCCGTGGGCTATGGAGAAGGCAAGCCAAAGGTGGTGAAGCGTAAGCTCACCGAGACCTATCCCTGGCTAAAGGAAGGCGATGTGTTGACCGAGGAGTTTATCAACGCACTAAAGGACGAAGAGAAACAGGAGATTTGTCACCAGCTGAACCGCCGCACCGAGTTTATCGTGCTGCGCACCACCTATGGTCTTAGCGCAACAAATCCCTGA
- the pdxS gene encoding pyridoxal 5'-phosphate synthase lyase subunit PdxS, protein MINERQKLNRELAQMLKGGVIMDVTTPEQARIAEEAGACAVMALERIPADIRAAGGVSRMSDPKMIRGIQEAVSIPVMAKCRIGHIAEAQILQAIEIDYIDESEVLSPADNIFHIDKTKFDVPFVCGAKNLGEALRRIAEGATMIRTKGEPGTGDVVQAVSHMRMMQSEIRRLVSMSEDELFEAAKQLQAPYELVKFVHENGKLPVVNFAAGGVATPADAALMMQLGAEGVFVGSGIFKSGNPRKRAAAIVKAVTNYQDAKMLAELSEDLGEAMVGINEQEIELLMAERGK, encoded by the coding sequence ATGATAAACGAAAGACAAAAACTTAATCGTGAGTTAGCCCAGATGTTGAAGGGCGGAGTAATTATGGACGTAACAACGCCCGAACAAGCCAGGATTGCCGAGGAAGCAGGTGCTTGCGCCGTGATGGCACTGGAGCGCATTCCTGCCGATATCCGTGCAGCAGGCGGTGTGTCAAGAATGAGCGATCCCAAAATGATTCGCGGCATACAGGAGGCCGTAAGCATCCCCGTGATGGCCAAGTGCCGCATTGGACACATTGCCGAGGCGCAGATTCTGCAGGCCATCGAGATCGACTACATCGACGAGAGCGAGGTGCTGAGTCCTGCCGACAACATCTTTCACATCGACAAGACCAAGTTCGACGTGCCCTTCGTCTGCGGTGCCAAGAACTTGGGTGAGGCACTGCGTCGTATCGCCGAAGGTGCAACGATGATTCGCACCAAAGGCGAGCCAGGGACTGGAGACGTCGTGCAGGCCGTCAGTCACATGCGCATGATGCAGAGCGAGATTCGCCGTCTGGTGAGCATGAGCGAGGACGAGCTCTTTGAGGCAGCCAAGCAGCTGCAGGCTCCCTACGAACTGGTGAAGTTCGTACACGAAAATGGCAAGTTGCCGGTGGTCAACTTCGCCGCTGGTGGTGTAGCAACACCGGCTGATGCTGCATTAATGATGCAGTTAGGAGCTGAGGGTGTTTTCGTTGGCAGTGGCATTTTCAAAAGTGGAAATCCCCGCAAACGTGCTGCAGCTATCGTCAAAGCTGTCACGAACTATCAAGACGCCAAGATGCTAGCCGAACTCTCTGAAGACCTCGGCGAAGCTATGGTAGGCATCAACGAACAGGAGATTGAGTTGTTGATGGCTGAACGAGGGAAATAA
- the pdxT gene encoding pyridoxal 5'-phosphate synthase glutaminase subunit PdxT, translated as MRIAVLAIQGAFAEHEQMLHRLGVETFQVRQLADWQKPKDGLIIPGGESTTQSKLLRDLGLFDPIRHAIIDGLPVFGTCAGLIILSPMHLGTMDISVQRNAYGRQLGSFHTTAAMSDIGDNIPMTFIRAPYIKEVLSPLCQVLAKVDGRIVAARQGKQLVTAFHPELDNDTRVHQAFLDSITE; from the coding sequence ATGAGAATAGCCGTATTAGCCATACAAGGAGCATTTGCCGAACACGAGCAAATGCTCCACCGCCTCGGTGTTGAGACCTTCCAAGTGCGTCAGTTGGCCGACTGGCAAAAGCCCAAAGACGGCCTCATCATTCCTGGTGGCGAATCGACCACGCAAAGCAAGCTGCTCCGCGATCTGGGACTCTTTGACCCCATCCGCCATGCCATTATCGACGGACTTCCCGTCTTTGGCACCTGTGCCGGACTTATTATACTGTCTCCTATGCATTTAGGCACCATGGACATCAGTGTGCAGCGCAATGCCTATGGCCGCCAACTGGGCAGTTTCCACACCACCGCCGCAATGTCGGACATAGGCGACAACATCCCCATGACCTTTATCCGTGCGCCCTATATCAAGGAAGTATTGTCACCCCTGTGCCAGGTCTTGGCAAAGGTCGATGGACGCATCGTGGCTGCTCGTCAAGGAAAACAGTTAGTCACCGCCTTCCATCCTGAATTAGACAACGACACCAGAGTGCATCAAGCCTTTCTCGACAGTATCACGGAGTAA
- a CDS encoding DUF6249 domain-containing protein, which produces MKKYLLGLTILLALTVCMPASGQKHRHTPQAELVDSTSQDAVEVFSDTTSTDTASAHRTVTRTIRTPWKTVTTTYDADDEEMEELEKNLTMFNRAFTLIPWGAVTSVFLIIMLVILMPIMLMAIVIIVVVRHSRKRSRQRMMDMAQMASQQEAGAAPKQAYADWTQEPQTIEDDYQKGLRQCFVGVGLMIFLGLTAGNVGFGIGALVFCIGLGKVFGAKKAKQLRDEHDINRSGEDHLQNKD; this is translated from the coding sequence ATGAAAAAGTATTTATTAGGATTGACAATATTACTGGCCCTCACCGTCTGCATGCCGGCATCGGGGCAGAAGCACCGCCATACGCCTCAGGCAGAACTGGTGGACTCGACAAGTCAAGATGCTGTCGAGGTGTTCTCAGATACCACTTCAACAGACACCGCCTCAGCGCATCGTACTGTCACACGGACGATAAGAACACCCTGGAAAACAGTTACCACGACCTACGATGCAGATGACGAGGAAATGGAAGAGTTGGAAAAGAATTTGACGATGTTTAACAGAGCTTTTACCCTGATACCATGGGGAGCCGTCACATCTGTCTTTTTAATCATCATGTTGGTCATTCTGATGCCCATTATGCTGATGGCGATTGTGATCATTGTTGTGGTCAGACATAGTCGCAAGCGTAGTCGGCAGAGAATGATGGATATGGCCCAGATGGCATCCCAGCAAGAGGCAGGCGCCGCACCAAAGCAGGCGTATGCAGACTGGACACAGGAGCCTCAGACCATAGAGGATGACTATCAGAAAGGTCTGCGCCAGTGCTTTGTGGGAGTGGGACTGATGATATTCCTCGGACTGACGGCTGGCAATGTGGGCTTCGGTATCGGTGCCTTGGTGTTCTGTATCGGACTGGGTAAGGTGTTTGGTGCTAAGAAAGCTAAACAACTGAGAGATGAGCACGATATCAACAGATCGGGAGAGGACCATCTGCAAAATAAAGATTAA